One window of Vicinamibacterales bacterium genomic DNA carries:
- a CDS encoding HU family DNA-binding protein, whose protein sequence is MADARRMGKSELFAHFADRFEMKRAQAREFFDELTVLAEKELKRSGEFVLPGMVKLVVQKRKARMGRNPATGEAIKIPAKTVVKAKIAKQLKDTVLPRK, encoded by the coding sequence ATGGCTGACGCCCGCAGAATGGGCAAATCCGAGCTGTTCGCGCACTTTGCCGATCGCTTCGAAATGAAGCGTGCGCAGGCGCGTGAGTTCTTCGACGAGCTGACAGTGCTTGCCGAGAAAGAGCTCAAGCGGTCGGGCGAGTTCGTGCTGCCCGGTATGGTCAAGCTGGTGGTGCAGAAGCGCAAGGCGCGGATGGGCCGGAACCCGGCCACCGGCGAAGCGATCAAGATTCCCGCCAAGACCGTCGTCAAGGCAAAGATCGCAAAGCAGCTGAAGGACACCGTCCTTCCGCGCAAGTAG
- the queF gene encoding preQ(1) synthase, whose protein sequence is MPAPSIETFANPNPGRDYEIAIQCPEFTSVCPKTGLPDFGEIRITYVPDQRCIELKALKYYLIEFRNKGIFYESVTNQILDDLVAVCSPRRMTVVGDFTPRGGIKTVVTVKYERAGNG, encoded by the coding sequence ATGCCCGCACCATCCATCGAGACGTTCGCCAACCCGAACCCCGGCCGCGATTACGAAATCGCGATCCAATGTCCCGAGTTCACGTCGGTCTGCCCGAAGACAGGACTGCCCGACTTCGGCGAGATCCGCATCACCTACGTGCCGGACCAACGGTGCATTGAACTGAAGGCTCTCAAATATTACCTGATCGAGTTCAGAAACAAGGGGATTTTCTACGAATCGGTCACGAACCAGATTCTCGACGATCTCGTCGCGGTCTGTTCCCCGCGCCGCATGACCGTCGTCGGCGACTTCACGCCGCGCGGTGGAATCAAGACCGTGGTCACGGTGAAGTACGAGAGAGCCGGGAACGGATGA